A genome region from Macaca fascicularis isolate 582-1 chromosome 3, T2T-MFA8v1.1 includes the following:
- the AIRE gene encoding autoimmune regulator isoform X6 — protein sequence MAADAALRQLLRLHRTEIAVAVDSAFPLLHALADHDVVPEDKFQETLRLKEKEGCPQAFHALLSWLLTQDSTVILDFWRVLFKDYNLERYGRLQPILDSFPKDVDLSQSRKGRKLPTIPKALVLPPRHPTKRKASEEPRAAAPAALTPRGTSSPGSQLKAKPSKKAESSAEQQRLPLGNGIQTMSASVQRAVAMSSGDVPGARGAVEGILIQQVFESGGSKKCIQVGGEFYTPSKFEDPSGGKNKARSGGGLKPLVRAKGAQGAAPGGGEARLGQQSRAPAPPALPSDPQLHQNEDECAVCRDGGELICCDGCPRAFHLACLSPPLREIPSGTWRCSGCLQVTVQETQPRAEEPRPQEPPVETPVPTAPLMLTLGFQLPPGLRSAGEEVRGPPGEPLTGMDTALVYKHPPAPPSAAPLPGLDSSALHPLLCVGPEGQQSPAPGAQCGVCGDGTDVLRCAHWRCHFPAGTSRPGTGLRCRSCSGDMTPAPVEGVLAPSPAHLAPGPAKDDTASHEPTLHREDLESLLSEHTFDGILQWAIQSMARPLAEAAPSPS from the exons ATGGCGGCGGACGCAGCCCTGCGCCAGCTTCTGAGGCTGCACCGCACGGAGATCGCGGTGGCCGTGGACAGCGCCTTCCCACTGCTGCACGCCCTGGCCGACCACGACGTGGTCCCCGAGGACAAGTTCCAG GAGACCCTTCGTCTGAAGGAAAAGGAGGGCTGCCCCCAGGCCTTCCACGCCCTCCTGTCCTGGCTGCTGACCCAGGACTCCACAGTCATCCTGGACTTCTGGAGGGTTCTGTTCAAGGACTACAACCTGGAGCGCTATGGCCGGCTGCAGCCCATCCTGGACAGCTTCCCCAAAG ATGTGGACCTCAGCCAATCCCGGAAGGGGAGGAAGCTCCCGACCATCCCCAAGGCTTTGGTACTACCACCCAGACACCCCACCAAGAGGAAGGCCTCAGAAGAACCTCGAGCTGCCGCACCAGCAGCCCTGACTCCAAGGGGCACCTCCAGCCCAG GCTCTCAACTGAAGGCCAAGCCCTCCAAGAAGGCGGAGAGCAGCGCAGAGCAGCAGCGTCTTCCACTTGGGAACG GGATTCAGACCATGTCAGCTTCAGTCCAGAGAGCTGTGGCCATGTCCTCTGGGGACGTCCCGGGAGCCCGAGGAGCCGTGGAGGGGATTCTCATCCAGCAGGTGTTTGAGTCAG GGGGCTCCAAGAAGTGCATCCAGGTCGGGGGGGAGTTCTACACTCCTAGCAAGTTCGAAGACCCCAGTGGTGGGAAGAACAAGGCCCGCAGCGGCGGTGGCCTGAAGCCTCTGGTTCGAGCCAAGGGAGCCCAGGGCGCTGCCCCC GGTGGAGGTGAGGCTAGGCTGGGCCAGCAGAGCAGGGCTCCCGCCCCTCCAGCCCTCCCCAGTGACCCCCAGCTCCACCAG AACGAGGATGAGTGTGCTGTGTGCCGGGACGGCGGGGAGCTCATCTGCTGTGATGGCTGCCCTCGGGCCTTCCACCTGGCCTGCCTGTCCCCTCCACTCCGGGAGATCCCCAG TGGGACCTGGAGGTGCTCCGGCTGCCTGCAGGTGACAGTCCAGGAGACGCAGCCCCGGGCAGAGGAGCCCCGGCCCCAGGAGCCACCCGTGGAGACCCCG GTGCCCACGGCCCCCCTGATGCTGACCCTTGGGTTCCAGCTCCCTCCGGGGCTTAGGTCGGCGGGAGAGGAGGTGAGAGGTCCACCTGGGGAGCCCCTAACTGGCATGGACACGGCTCTTGTGTACAAGCACCCGCCGGCCCCGCCTTCTGCAGCCCCCCTGCCAGGGCTGGACTCCTCGGCCCTGCACCCCCTACTGTGTGTGGGTCCTGAGGGGCAGCAG AGTCCAGCTCCTGGCGCACAGTGCGGGGTGTGCGGAGATGGTACGGACGTGCTGCGGTGTGCTCACTGGCGCTGCCACTTCCCAGCGGGCACCTCCCGGCCTGG GACGGGCCTGCGCTGCAGATCCTGCTCAGGAGACATGACCCCGGCCCCTGTGGAGGGGGTGCTGGCCCCCAGCCCCGCCCACCTGGCGCCCGGGCCTGCCAAG GATGACACTGCCAGTCACGAGCCCACTCTGCACAGGGAGGACCTGGAGTCCCTTCTGAGCGAG CACACCTTTGACGGCATCCTGCAGTGGGCCATCCAGAGCATGGCCCGCCCGCTGGCCGAGGCGGCCCCCTCCCCCTCCTGA
- the AIRE gene encoding autoimmune regulator isoform X9 — MAADAALRQLLRLHRTEIAVAVDSAFPLLHALADHDVVPEDKFQETLRLKEKEGCPQAFHALLSWLLTQDSTVILDFWRVLFKDYNLERYGRLQPILDSFPKDVDLSQSRKGRKLPTIPKALVLPPRHPTKRKASEEPRAAAPAALTPRGTSSPGSQLKAKPSKKAESSAEQQRLPLGNGIQTMSASVQRAVAMSSGDVPGARGAVEGILIQQVFESGGSKKCIQVGGEFYTPSKFEDPSGGKNKARSGGGLKPLVRAKGAQGAAPGGGEARLGQQSRAPAPPALPSDPQLHQGWPRGVSVRDQMDGEQVVRVEFQALAAWEQGRDWGVQKNEDECAVCRDGGELICCDGCPRAFHLACLSPPLREIPSGTWRCSGCLQVTVQETQPRAEEPRPQEPPVETPSPAPGAQCGVCGDGTDVLRCAHWRCHFPAGTSRPGTGLRCRSCSGDMTPAPVEGVLAPSPAHLAPGPAKDDTASHEPTLHREDLESLLSEHTFDGILQWAIQSMARPLAEAAPSPS, encoded by the exons ATGGCGGCGGACGCAGCCCTGCGCCAGCTTCTGAGGCTGCACCGCACGGAGATCGCGGTGGCCGTGGACAGCGCCTTCCCACTGCTGCACGCCCTGGCCGACCACGACGTGGTCCCCGAGGACAAGTTCCAG GAGACCCTTCGTCTGAAGGAAAAGGAGGGCTGCCCCCAGGCCTTCCACGCCCTCCTGTCCTGGCTGCTGACCCAGGACTCCACAGTCATCCTGGACTTCTGGAGGGTTCTGTTCAAGGACTACAACCTGGAGCGCTATGGCCGGCTGCAGCCCATCCTGGACAGCTTCCCCAAAG ATGTGGACCTCAGCCAATCCCGGAAGGGGAGGAAGCTCCCGACCATCCCCAAGGCTTTGGTACTACCACCCAGACACCCCACCAAGAGGAAGGCCTCAGAAGAACCTCGAGCTGCCGCACCAGCAGCCCTGACTCCAAGGGGCACCTCCAGCCCAG GCTCTCAACTGAAGGCCAAGCCCTCCAAGAAGGCGGAGAGCAGCGCAGAGCAGCAGCGTCTTCCACTTGGGAACG GGATTCAGACCATGTCAGCTTCAGTCCAGAGAGCTGTGGCCATGTCCTCTGGGGACGTCCCGGGAGCCCGAGGAGCCGTGGAGGGGATTCTCATCCAGCAGGTGTTTGAGTCAG GGGGCTCCAAGAAGTGCATCCAGGTCGGGGGGGAGTTCTACACTCCTAGCAAGTTCGAAGACCCCAGTGGTGGGAAGAACAAGGCCCGCAGCGGCGGTGGCCTGAAGCCTCTGGTTCGAGCCAAGGGAGCCCAGGGCGCTGCCCCC GGTGGAGGTGAGGCTAGGCTGGGCCAGCAGAGCAGGGCTCCCGCCCCTCCAGCCCTCCCCAGTGACCCCCAGCTCCACCAG GGATGGCCCCGAGGGGTGTCCGTTAGAGACCAGATGGATGGGGAACAGGTGGTCAGGGTGGAATTTCAGGCCCTGGCAGCATGGGAGCAGGGCAGAGACTGGGGAGTTCAG AAGAACGAGGATGAGTGTGCTGTGTGCCGGGACGGCGGGGAGCTCATCTGCTGTGATGGCTGCCCTCGGGCCTTCCACCTGGCCTGCCTGTCCCCTCCACTCCGGGAGATCCCCAG TGGGACCTGGAGGTGCTCCGGCTGCCTGCAGGTGACAGTCCAGGAGACGCAGCCCCGGGCAGAGGAGCCCCGGCCCCAGGAGCCACCCGTGGAGACCCCG AGTCCAGCTCCTGGCGCACAGTGCGGGGTGTGCGGAGATGGTACGGACGTGCTGCGGTGTGCTCACTGGCGCTGCCACTTCCCAGCGGGCACCTCCCGGCCTGG GACGGGCCTGCGCTGCAGATCCTGCTCAGGAGACATGACCCCGGCCCCTGTGGAGGGGGTGCTGGCCCCCAGCCCCGCCCACCTGGCGCCCGGGCCTGCCAAG GATGACACTGCCAGTCACGAGCCCACTCTGCACAGGGAGGACCTGGAGTCCCTTCTGAGCGAG CACACCTTTGACGGCATCCTGCAGTGGGCCATCCAGAGCATGGCCCGCCCGCTGGCCGAGGCGGCCCCCTCCCCCTCCTGA
- the AIRE gene encoding autoimmune regulator isoform X10 — MAADAALRQLLRLHRTEIAVAVDSAFPLLHALADHDVVPEDKFQETLRLKEKEGCPQAFHALLSWLLTQDSTVILDFWRVLFKDYNLERYGRLQPILDSFPKDVDLSQSRKGRKLPTIPKALVLPPRHPTKRKASEEPRAAAPAALTPRGTSSPGSQLKAKPSKKAESSAEQQRLPLGNGIQTMSASVQRAVAMSSGDVPGARGAVEGILIQQVFESGGSKKCIQVGGEFYTPSKFEDPSGGKNKARSGGGLKPLVRAKGAQGAAPGGGEARLGQQSRAPAPPALPSDPQLHQKNEDECAVCRDGGELICCDGCPRAFHLACLSPPLREIPSGTWRCSGCLQVTVQETQPRAEEPRPQEPPVETPSPAPGAQCGVCGDGTDVLRCAHWRCHFPAGTSRPGTGLRCRSCSGDMTPAPVEGVLAPSPAHLAPGPAKDDTASHEPTLHREDLESLLSEHTFDGILQWAIQSMARPLAEAAPSPS; from the exons ATGGCGGCGGACGCAGCCCTGCGCCAGCTTCTGAGGCTGCACCGCACGGAGATCGCGGTGGCCGTGGACAGCGCCTTCCCACTGCTGCACGCCCTGGCCGACCACGACGTGGTCCCCGAGGACAAGTTCCAG GAGACCCTTCGTCTGAAGGAAAAGGAGGGCTGCCCCCAGGCCTTCCACGCCCTCCTGTCCTGGCTGCTGACCCAGGACTCCACAGTCATCCTGGACTTCTGGAGGGTTCTGTTCAAGGACTACAACCTGGAGCGCTATGGCCGGCTGCAGCCCATCCTGGACAGCTTCCCCAAAG ATGTGGACCTCAGCCAATCCCGGAAGGGGAGGAAGCTCCCGACCATCCCCAAGGCTTTGGTACTACCACCCAGACACCCCACCAAGAGGAAGGCCTCAGAAGAACCTCGAGCTGCCGCACCAGCAGCCCTGACTCCAAGGGGCACCTCCAGCCCAG GCTCTCAACTGAAGGCCAAGCCCTCCAAGAAGGCGGAGAGCAGCGCAGAGCAGCAGCGTCTTCCACTTGGGAACG GGATTCAGACCATGTCAGCTTCAGTCCAGAGAGCTGTGGCCATGTCCTCTGGGGACGTCCCGGGAGCCCGAGGAGCCGTGGAGGGGATTCTCATCCAGCAGGTGTTTGAGTCAG GGGGCTCCAAGAAGTGCATCCAGGTCGGGGGGGAGTTCTACACTCCTAGCAAGTTCGAAGACCCCAGTGGTGGGAAGAACAAGGCCCGCAGCGGCGGTGGCCTGAAGCCTCTGGTTCGAGCCAAGGGAGCCCAGGGCGCTGCCCCC GGTGGAGGTGAGGCTAGGCTGGGCCAGCAGAGCAGGGCTCCCGCCCCTCCAGCCCTCCCCAGTGACCCCCAGCTCCACCAG AAGAACGAGGATGAGTGTGCTGTGTGCCGGGACGGCGGGGAGCTCATCTGCTGTGATGGCTGCCCTCGGGCCTTCCACCTGGCCTGCCTGTCCCCTCCACTCCGGGAGATCCCCAG TGGGACCTGGAGGTGCTCCGGCTGCCTGCAGGTGACAGTCCAGGAGACGCAGCCCCGGGCAGAGGAGCCCCGGCCCCAGGAGCCACCCGTGGAGACCCCG AGTCCAGCTCCTGGCGCACAGTGCGGGGTGTGCGGAGATGGTACGGACGTGCTGCGGTGTGCTCACTGGCGCTGCCACTTCCCAGCGGGCACCTCCCGGCCTGG GACGGGCCTGCGCTGCAGATCCTGCTCAGGAGACATGACCCCGGCCCCTGTGGAGGGGGTGCTGGCCCCCAGCCCCGCCCACCTGGCGCCCGGGCCTGCCAAG GATGACACTGCCAGTCACGAGCCCACTCTGCACAGGGAGGACCTGGAGTCCCTTCTGAGCGAG CACACCTTTGACGGCATCCTGCAGTGGGCCATCCAGAGCATGGCCCGCCCGCTGGCCGAGGCGGCCCCCTCCCCCTCCTGA
- the AIRE gene encoding autoimmune regulator isoform X1 has translation MAADAALRQLLRLHRTEIAVAVDSAFPLLHALADHDVVPEDKFQETLRLKEKEGCPQAFHALLSWLLTQDSTVILDFWRVLFKDYNLERYGRLQPILDSFPKDVDLSQSRKGRKLPTIPKALVLPPRHPTKRKASEEPRAAAPAALTPRGTSSPGSQLKAKPSKKAESSAEQQRLPLGNGIQTMSASVQRAVAMSSGDVPGARGAVEGILIQQVFESGGSKKCIQVGGEFYTPSKFEDPSGGKNKARSGGGLKPLVRAKGAQGAAPGGGEARLGQQSRAPAPPALPSDPQLHQGWPRGVSVRDQMDGEQVVRVEFQALAAWEQGRDWGVQKNEDECAVCRDGGELICCDGCPRAFHLACLSPPLREIPSGTWRCSGCLQVTVQETQPRAEEPRPQEPPVETPVPTAPLMLTLGFQLPPGLRSAGEEVRGPPGEPLTGMDTALVYKHPPAPPSAAPLPGLDSSALHPLLCVGPEGQQSPAPGAQCGVCGDGTDVLRCAHWRCHFPAGTSRPGTGLRCRSCSGDMTPAPVEGVLAPSPAHLAPGPAKDDTASHEPTLHREDLESLLSEHTFDGILQWAIQSMARPLAEAAPSPS, from the exons ATGGCGGCGGACGCAGCCCTGCGCCAGCTTCTGAGGCTGCACCGCACGGAGATCGCGGTGGCCGTGGACAGCGCCTTCCCACTGCTGCACGCCCTGGCCGACCACGACGTGGTCCCCGAGGACAAGTTCCAG GAGACCCTTCGTCTGAAGGAAAAGGAGGGCTGCCCCCAGGCCTTCCACGCCCTCCTGTCCTGGCTGCTGACCCAGGACTCCACAGTCATCCTGGACTTCTGGAGGGTTCTGTTCAAGGACTACAACCTGGAGCGCTATGGCCGGCTGCAGCCCATCCTGGACAGCTTCCCCAAAG ATGTGGACCTCAGCCAATCCCGGAAGGGGAGGAAGCTCCCGACCATCCCCAAGGCTTTGGTACTACCACCCAGACACCCCACCAAGAGGAAGGCCTCAGAAGAACCTCGAGCTGCCGCACCAGCAGCCCTGACTCCAAGGGGCACCTCCAGCCCAG GCTCTCAACTGAAGGCCAAGCCCTCCAAGAAGGCGGAGAGCAGCGCAGAGCAGCAGCGTCTTCCACTTGGGAACG GGATTCAGACCATGTCAGCTTCAGTCCAGAGAGCTGTGGCCATGTCCTCTGGGGACGTCCCGGGAGCCCGAGGAGCCGTGGAGGGGATTCTCATCCAGCAGGTGTTTGAGTCAG GGGGCTCCAAGAAGTGCATCCAGGTCGGGGGGGAGTTCTACACTCCTAGCAAGTTCGAAGACCCCAGTGGTGGGAAGAACAAGGCCCGCAGCGGCGGTGGCCTGAAGCCTCTGGTTCGAGCCAAGGGAGCCCAGGGCGCTGCCCCC GGTGGAGGTGAGGCTAGGCTGGGCCAGCAGAGCAGGGCTCCCGCCCCTCCAGCCCTCCCCAGTGACCCCCAGCTCCACCAG GGATGGCCCCGAGGGGTGTCCGTTAGAGACCAGATGGATGGGGAACAGGTGGTCAGGGTGGAATTTCAGGCCCTGGCAGCATGGGAGCAGGGCAGAGACTGGGGAGTTCAG AAGAACGAGGATGAGTGTGCTGTGTGCCGGGACGGCGGGGAGCTCATCTGCTGTGATGGCTGCCCTCGGGCCTTCCACCTGGCCTGCCTGTCCCCTCCACTCCGGGAGATCCCCAG TGGGACCTGGAGGTGCTCCGGCTGCCTGCAGGTGACAGTCCAGGAGACGCAGCCCCGGGCAGAGGAGCCCCGGCCCCAGGAGCCACCCGTGGAGACCCCG GTGCCCACGGCCCCCCTGATGCTGACCCTTGGGTTCCAGCTCCCTCCGGGGCTTAGGTCGGCGGGAGAGGAGGTGAGAGGTCCACCTGGGGAGCCCCTAACTGGCATGGACACGGCTCTTGTGTACAAGCACCCGCCGGCCCCGCCTTCTGCAGCCCCCCTGCCAGGGCTGGACTCCTCGGCCCTGCACCCCCTACTGTGTGTGGGTCCTGAGGGGCAGCAG AGTCCAGCTCCTGGCGCACAGTGCGGGGTGTGCGGAGATGGTACGGACGTGCTGCGGTGTGCTCACTGGCGCTGCCACTTCCCAGCGGGCACCTCCCGGCCTGG GACGGGCCTGCGCTGCAGATCCTGCTCAGGAGACATGACCCCGGCCCCTGTGGAGGGGGTGCTGGCCCCCAGCCCCGCCCACCTGGCGCCCGGGCCTGCCAAG GATGACACTGCCAGTCACGAGCCCACTCTGCACAGGGAGGACCTGGAGTCCCTTCTGAGCGAG CACACCTTTGACGGCATCCTGCAGTGGGCCATCCAGAGCATGGCCCGCCCGCTGGCCGAGGCGGCCCCCTCCCCCTCCTGA
- the AIRE gene encoding autoimmune regulator isoform X7, with amino-acid sequence MAADAALRQLLRLHRTEIAVAVDSAFPLLHALADHDVVPEDKFQETLRLKEKEGCPQAFHALLSWLLTQDSTVILDFWRVLFKDYNLERYGRLQPILDSFPKDVDLSQSRKGRKLPTIPKALVLPPRHPTKRKASEEPRAAAPAALTPRGTSSPGSQLKAKPSKKAESSAEQQRLPLGNGIQTMSASVQRAVAMSSGDVPGARGAVEGILIQQVFESGGSKKCIQVGGEFYTPSKFEDPSGGKNKARSGGGLKPLVRAKGAQGAAPGGGEARLGQQSRAPAPPALPSDPQLHQKNEDECAVCRDGGELICCDGCPRAFHLACLSPPLREIPSGTWRCSGCLQVTVQETQPRAEEPRPQEPPVETPLPPGLRSAGEEVRGPPGEPLTGMDTALVYKHPPAPPSAAPLPGLDSSALHPLLCVGPEGQQSPAPGAQCGVCGDGTDVLRCAHWRCHFPAGTSRPGTGLRCRSCSGDMTPAPVEGVLAPSPAHLAPGPAKDDTASHEPTLHREDLESLLSEHTFDGILQWAIQSMARPLAEAAPSPS; translated from the exons ATGGCGGCGGACGCAGCCCTGCGCCAGCTTCTGAGGCTGCACCGCACGGAGATCGCGGTGGCCGTGGACAGCGCCTTCCCACTGCTGCACGCCCTGGCCGACCACGACGTGGTCCCCGAGGACAAGTTCCAG GAGACCCTTCGTCTGAAGGAAAAGGAGGGCTGCCCCCAGGCCTTCCACGCCCTCCTGTCCTGGCTGCTGACCCAGGACTCCACAGTCATCCTGGACTTCTGGAGGGTTCTGTTCAAGGACTACAACCTGGAGCGCTATGGCCGGCTGCAGCCCATCCTGGACAGCTTCCCCAAAG ATGTGGACCTCAGCCAATCCCGGAAGGGGAGGAAGCTCCCGACCATCCCCAAGGCTTTGGTACTACCACCCAGACACCCCACCAAGAGGAAGGCCTCAGAAGAACCTCGAGCTGCCGCACCAGCAGCCCTGACTCCAAGGGGCACCTCCAGCCCAG GCTCTCAACTGAAGGCCAAGCCCTCCAAGAAGGCGGAGAGCAGCGCAGAGCAGCAGCGTCTTCCACTTGGGAACG GGATTCAGACCATGTCAGCTTCAGTCCAGAGAGCTGTGGCCATGTCCTCTGGGGACGTCCCGGGAGCCCGAGGAGCCGTGGAGGGGATTCTCATCCAGCAGGTGTTTGAGTCAG GGGGCTCCAAGAAGTGCATCCAGGTCGGGGGGGAGTTCTACACTCCTAGCAAGTTCGAAGACCCCAGTGGTGGGAAGAACAAGGCCCGCAGCGGCGGTGGCCTGAAGCCTCTGGTTCGAGCCAAGGGAGCCCAGGGCGCTGCCCCC GGTGGAGGTGAGGCTAGGCTGGGCCAGCAGAGCAGGGCTCCCGCCCCTCCAGCCCTCCCCAGTGACCCCCAGCTCCACCAG AAGAACGAGGATGAGTGTGCTGTGTGCCGGGACGGCGGGGAGCTCATCTGCTGTGATGGCTGCCCTCGGGCCTTCCACCTGGCCTGCCTGTCCCCTCCACTCCGGGAGATCCCCAG TGGGACCTGGAGGTGCTCCGGCTGCCTGCAGGTGACAGTCCAGGAGACGCAGCCCCGGGCAGAGGAGCCCCGGCCCCAGGAGCCACCCGTGGAGACCCCG CTCCCTCCGGGGCTTAGGTCGGCGGGAGAGGAGGTGAGAGGTCCACCTGGGGAGCCCCTAACTGGCATGGACACGGCTCTTGTGTACAAGCACCCGCCGGCCCCGCCTTCTGCAGCCCCCCTGCCAGGGCTGGACTCCTCGGCCCTGCACCCCCTACTGTGTGTGGGTCCTGAGGGGCAGCAG AGTCCAGCTCCTGGCGCACAGTGCGGGGTGTGCGGAGATGGTACGGACGTGCTGCGGTGTGCTCACTGGCGCTGCCACTTCCCAGCGGGCACCTCCCGGCCTGG GACGGGCCTGCGCTGCAGATCCTGCTCAGGAGACATGACCCCGGCCCCTGTGGAGGGGGTGCTGGCCCCCAGCCCCGCCCACCTGGCGCCCGGGCCTGCCAAG GATGACACTGCCAGTCACGAGCCCACTCTGCACAGGGAGGACCTGGAGTCCCTTCTGAGCGAG CACACCTTTGACGGCATCCTGCAGTGGGCCATCCAGAGCATGGCCCGCCCGCTGGCCGAGGCGGCCCCCTCCCCCTCCTGA
- the AIRE gene encoding autoimmune regulator isoform X3, translated as MAADAALRQLLRLHRTEIAVAVDSAFPLLHALADHDVVPEDKFQETLRLKEKEGCPQAFHALLSWLLTQDSTVILDFWRVLFKDYNLERYGRLQPILDSFPKDVDLSQSRKGRKLPTIPKALVLPPRHPTKRKASEEPRAAAPAALTPRGTSSPGSQLKAKPSKKAESSAEQQRLPLGNGIQTMSASVQRAVAMSSGDVPGARGAVEGILIQQVFESGGSKKCIQVGGEFYTPSKFEDPSGGKNKARSGGGLKPLVRAKGAQGAAPGGGEARLGQQSRAPAPPALPSDPQLHQGWPRGVSVRDQMDGEQVVRVEFQALAAWEQGRDWGVQKNEDECAVCRDGGELICCDGCPRAFHLACLSPPLREIPSGTWRCSGCLQVTVQETQPRAEEPRPQEPPVETPLPPGLRSAGEEVRGPPGEPLTGMDTALVYKHPPAPPSAAPLPGLDSSALHPLLCVGPEGQQSPAPGAQCGVCGDGTDVLRCAHWRCHFPAGTSRPGTGLRCRSCSGDMTPAPVEGVLAPSPAHLAPGPAKDDTASHEPTLHREDLESLLSEHTFDGILQWAIQSMARPLAEAAPSPS; from the exons ATGGCGGCGGACGCAGCCCTGCGCCAGCTTCTGAGGCTGCACCGCACGGAGATCGCGGTGGCCGTGGACAGCGCCTTCCCACTGCTGCACGCCCTGGCCGACCACGACGTGGTCCCCGAGGACAAGTTCCAG GAGACCCTTCGTCTGAAGGAAAAGGAGGGCTGCCCCCAGGCCTTCCACGCCCTCCTGTCCTGGCTGCTGACCCAGGACTCCACAGTCATCCTGGACTTCTGGAGGGTTCTGTTCAAGGACTACAACCTGGAGCGCTATGGCCGGCTGCAGCCCATCCTGGACAGCTTCCCCAAAG ATGTGGACCTCAGCCAATCCCGGAAGGGGAGGAAGCTCCCGACCATCCCCAAGGCTTTGGTACTACCACCCAGACACCCCACCAAGAGGAAGGCCTCAGAAGAACCTCGAGCTGCCGCACCAGCAGCCCTGACTCCAAGGGGCACCTCCAGCCCAG GCTCTCAACTGAAGGCCAAGCCCTCCAAGAAGGCGGAGAGCAGCGCAGAGCAGCAGCGTCTTCCACTTGGGAACG GGATTCAGACCATGTCAGCTTCAGTCCAGAGAGCTGTGGCCATGTCCTCTGGGGACGTCCCGGGAGCCCGAGGAGCCGTGGAGGGGATTCTCATCCAGCAGGTGTTTGAGTCAG GGGGCTCCAAGAAGTGCATCCAGGTCGGGGGGGAGTTCTACACTCCTAGCAAGTTCGAAGACCCCAGTGGTGGGAAGAACAAGGCCCGCAGCGGCGGTGGCCTGAAGCCTCTGGTTCGAGCCAAGGGAGCCCAGGGCGCTGCCCCC GGTGGAGGTGAGGCTAGGCTGGGCCAGCAGAGCAGGGCTCCCGCCCCTCCAGCCCTCCCCAGTGACCCCCAGCTCCACCAG GGATGGCCCCGAGGGGTGTCCGTTAGAGACCAGATGGATGGGGAACAGGTGGTCAGGGTGGAATTTCAGGCCCTGGCAGCATGGGAGCAGGGCAGAGACTGGGGAGTTCAG AAGAACGAGGATGAGTGTGCTGTGTGCCGGGACGGCGGGGAGCTCATCTGCTGTGATGGCTGCCCTCGGGCCTTCCACCTGGCCTGCCTGTCCCCTCCACTCCGGGAGATCCCCAG TGGGACCTGGAGGTGCTCCGGCTGCCTGCAGGTGACAGTCCAGGAGACGCAGCCCCGGGCAGAGGAGCCCCGGCCCCAGGAGCCACCCGTGGAGACCCCG CTCCCTCCGGGGCTTAGGTCGGCGGGAGAGGAGGTGAGAGGTCCACCTGGGGAGCCCCTAACTGGCATGGACACGGCTCTTGTGTACAAGCACCCGCCGGCCCCGCCTTCTGCAGCCCCCCTGCCAGGGCTGGACTCCTCGGCCCTGCACCCCCTACTGTGTGTGGGTCCTGAGGGGCAGCAG AGTCCAGCTCCTGGCGCACAGTGCGGGGTGTGCGGAGATGGTACGGACGTGCTGCGGTGTGCTCACTGGCGCTGCCACTTCCCAGCGGGCACCTCCCGGCCTGG GACGGGCCTGCGCTGCAGATCCTGCTCAGGAGACATGACCCCGGCCCCTGTGGAGGGGGTGCTGGCCCCCAGCCCCGCCCACCTGGCGCCCGGGCCTGCCAAG GATGACACTGCCAGTCACGAGCCCACTCTGCACAGGGAGGACCTGGAGTCCCTTCTGAGCGAG CACACCTTTGACGGCATCCTGCAGTGGGCCATCCAGAGCATGGCCCGCCCGCTGGCCGAGGCGGCCCCCTCCCCCTCCTGA